Proteins found in one Herbiconiux sp. A18JL235 genomic segment:
- the folP gene encoding dihydropteroate synthase, whose protein sequence is MTVVAQGQTRIMGILNVTTDSFSDGGRYLDRDAAVAHAVDLVERGAHIIDVGGESTRPGASRVAVSEEQRRVLPVIRELVARDITVSVDTMNASTAEAAIAAGATIVNDVSGGLADPEMDELVIASGIRFVVMHWRGASDTMVQNAHYRDVVGEVIGELELRAAQLIVKGADPEQLILDPGLGFAKNAEHNWALLGHLPRLTALGLPVLVGASRKRFLGELEPGGDDPADRDLSSAVVAGLAARDGVWGVRVHDVTLTRTALAVAGAWQNGAAR, encoded by the coding sequence ATGACCGTCGTCGCTCAGGGGCAGACCCGCATCATGGGCATCCTCAACGTCACGACCGACTCGTTCAGCGACGGCGGCCGGTACCTCGACCGCGATGCCGCCGTCGCGCACGCCGTAGACCTGGTCGAGCGCGGGGCGCACATCATCGACGTCGGCGGCGAGTCGACCCGCCCCGGGGCCTCGCGGGTCGCCGTCTCCGAGGAGCAGCGCCGGGTGCTCCCGGTCATCCGCGAGCTCGTCGCCCGCGACATCACGGTGAGCGTCGACACCATGAACGCGTCGACCGCCGAGGCCGCCATCGCGGCGGGCGCCACGATCGTGAACGACGTCTCCGGCGGCCTCGCCGACCCCGAGATGGACGAGCTCGTCATCGCCTCCGGCATCCGGTTCGTGGTGATGCACTGGCGCGGGGCGAGCGACACCATGGTGCAGAACGCGCACTATCGAGACGTGGTGGGCGAGGTGATCGGCGAGCTCGAGCTGCGGGCCGCCCAGCTCATCGTGAAGGGCGCCGACCCCGAGCAGCTCATCCTCGACCCCGGCCTCGGCTTCGCGAAGAACGCCGAGCACAACTGGGCGCTGCTCGGTCACCTGCCGAGGCTCACCGCGCTCGGCCTCCCGGTGCTCGTCGGGGCGTCGCGCAAACGCTTCCTCGGCGAGCTGGAACCGGGCGGCGACGACCCCGCCGACCGCGACCTCTCCTCGGCCGTCGTGGCCGGCCTCGCCGCCCGCGACGGCGTCTGGGGCGTGCGCGTGCACGACGTCACTCTCACCCGCACGGCTCTCGCCGTGGCCGGGGCCTGGCAGAACGGAGCCGCCCGATGA
- a CDS encoding Rossmann-like and DUF2520 domain-containing protein, with product MRPSERTGRLGVGIVGAGRVGPVLGAALAGAGHMLVGIAAISRESVERAETILPGVPVLTVPELVERSELVVLAVPSDQLEQLVAGLAETGTWQMGQLVLHTAPQFGTEVFAPARAAGVIPLAVHPAMAFTGTSIDVARLAGTHFAVTAPGPVLPIAQALVVEMGGEPVVVAEGDRAAYAEAVETATTFSTAIVDQAAGLLEGIGVEAPGRMLAPLMRSAVENALLRAGGGAGV from the coding sequence ATGAGACCGTCGGAACGCACGGGCCGGCTCGGTGTCGGGATCGTCGGCGCGGGGCGCGTGGGGCCCGTGCTCGGGGCGGCGCTGGCCGGGGCGGGGCACATGCTCGTGGGCATCGCGGCCATCTCGCGGGAGAGCGTGGAGCGCGCCGAGACGATCCTTCCCGGGGTGCCCGTGCTCACGGTGCCGGAGCTGGTCGAGCGCAGCGAGCTCGTGGTGCTCGCCGTTCCCTCCGACCAGCTCGAGCAGCTCGTGGCCGGGCTGGCCGAGACCGGCACCTGGCAGATGGGCCAGCTCGTGCTGCACACCGCACCCCAGTTCGGTACCGAGGTGTTCGCGCCGGCGCGGGCGGCCGGGGTCATCCCGCTCGCTGTGCACCCCGCGATGGCGTTCACCGGAACCAGCATCGACGTCGCGCGGCTCGCGGGCACGCACTTCGCCGTCACCGCCCCCGGGCCTGTGCTCCCCATCGCGCAGGCGCTCGTGGTCGAGATGGGCGGGGAGCCCGTCGTGGTCGCCGAGGGTGATCGGGCCGCCTACGCCGAGGCGGTCGAGACGGCCACCACCTTCTCGACGGCGATCGTCGACCAGGCGGCGGGTCTGCTCGAGGGCATCGGTGTGGAAGCTCCGGGGCGGATGCTCGCACCGCTCATGCGCTCGGCCGTCGAGAACGCGCTGCTGCGCGCCGGGGGCGGCGCGGGGGTCTGA
- the tilS gene encoding tRNA lysidine(34) synthetase TilS yields MPTNARRPRLTPAIADARRAVRESLAAIGSEAGDTGALVLVALSGGADSLALAAATAFEASRAGLSAGAVVVDHGLQEGSDAVAARAADQARTLGLDPVVVTRVEVGAAHPAGPEGAAREARYRALDAEAARLGARAVLLAHTLDDQAETVLLGLARGAGAASLSGMAPSTPATDAAPARLRPFLTLRRSETEAFCADSGLDPWHDPHNADPSYARVRVRRSVLPVLEAELGPGIAEALARTAEQLREDDTTLHDMAIETIEDLVEPAEAGIAISAGALEANPPSLRNRIIRYVVASEFGVALSRAQTLAVAALVTDWHGQRGVDLPGIRVVRQGARVEFSRRPTGTPDAPPTRPDAH; encoded by the coding sequence ATGCCCACGAACGCCCGCCGCCCGCGCCTCACGCCGGCCATCGCGGATGCTCGTCGGGCCGTGCGCGAGAGCCTCGCGGCGATCGGTTCCGAAGCGGGCGACACCGGGGCCCTCGTGCTCGTGGCGCTGAGCGGCGGCGCCGACTCCCTGGCCCTCGCCGCGGCCACCGCGTTCGAGGCCTCGCGAGCAGGGCTCTCCGCTGGAGCTGTCGTCGTCGACCACGGCCTGCAGGAGGGGTCGGATGCCGTCGCCGCCCGCGCCGCCGACCAGGCACGCACCCTCGGCCTCGACCCCGTCGTCGTGACGCGCGTGGAGGTGGGGGCCGCGCATCCGGCCGGCCCCGAAGGCGCGGCGCGAGAGGCCCGCTACCGCGCGCTCGACGCCGAGGCGGCGCGGCTCGGCGCCCGCGCCGTGCTGCTCGCCCACACTCTCGACGACCAGGCCGAGACCGTGCTGCTCGGGCTCGCCCGCGGCGCCGGCGCCGCGAGCCTGTCGGGCATGGCACCGAGCACCCCCGCCACCGACGCCGCGCCCGCGCGGCTGCGCCCCTTCCTCACCCTCCGCCGCTCCGAGACCGAGGCGTTCTGCGCCGACTCGGGCCTCGACCCCTGGCACGACCCGCACAACGCCGACCCCTCCTATGCGCGGGTGCGGGTGCGTCGCTCGGTGCTGCCCGTGCTCGAGGCCGAGCTCGGCCCCGGCATCGCCGAAGCGCTCGCCCGCACCGCCGAGCAACTGCGCGAAGACGACACCACCCTTCACGACATGGCGATCGAGACCATCGAAGACCTCGTCGAACCCGCCGAGGCAGGCATCGCGATCTCGGCGGGAGCGCTGGAGGCTAACCCTCCGTCGCTTCGCAACCGCATCATCCGCTACGTCGTCGCGAGCGAGTTCGGGGTGGCGCTCTCGCGGGCGCAGACCCTCGCGGTGGCGGCGCTCGTCACCGACTGGCACGGCCAGAGGGGCGTCGACCTGCCAGGGATTAGAGTGGTGCGGCAGGGTGCGCGGGTGGAGTTCTCGCGCCGGCCCACGGGCACCCCCGACGCCCCGCCGACCCGCCCTGACGCCCACTGA
- a CDS encoding PH domain-containing protein — protein sequence MSEPTPQPEPAAQRAAGAHPVHPPHPAPAAHTELADGEWHRLHPATPLLRGGIVLVAVLGFALANFRERLVDWVFGAPELPGDPFEVAYERGQLGWVGLAVIVGLVVGIAGFYLSWRMHTFRVGDEVVEMRSGVLFRTHRRARLDRIQGVAISRPLFARLFGAAKLDISVAGQDAKVQLAYLGSAGADELRRAVLLLASGARAEATAETRATAASGAAASPPETEPAGAPLAPGAPFPPTPETGIVNQRVREFLAPELDPEAAPPESVVRIRPGRLIGSWVLSGFTVALLAVGVFFVVMSVQGRLEFFAFFIIPGLLAAIGYYVNRFTRSLRYSIAATPDGVRVGFGLLSTSNDTVPPGRIHAIEVSQPLLWRPAGWWVIRINRAGAAGEGSAQTSTTMLPVGTLDDVRKVLGLLLPGLTGQTTRDLVLAGLTARAGEGFTDSPRRAWPLRPLSWRRTGFAATPDAVLLRSGFVWRRLVVVPWARVQSIRVAQGPIDRMLDLVSVLVHTVSGPVRAEARAVDRRTGTEAFENWTAAAVAAAASDRSHRWAEGEG from the coding sequence GTGAGCGAGCCCACCCCACAGCCCGAACCGGCGGCCCAGCGGGCCGCCGGGGCGCACCCGGTGCACCCGCCGCACCCGGCGCCAGCGGCCCACACCGAGCTCGCCGACGGGGAGTGGCACCGCCTCCACCCCGCGACGCCGCTGCTGCGCGGCGGCATCGTCCTGGTCGCCGTCCTCGGCTTCGCGCTGGCGAACTTCCGGGAGCGACTCGTCGACTGGGTGTTCGGGGCACCCGAACTCCCGGGCGACCCGTTCGAGGTCGCCTACGAGCGCGGCCAGCTCGGCTGGGTCGGGCTCGCCGTCATCGTCGGGCTCGTGGTGGGCATCGCGGGCTTCTACCTCTCCTGGCGCATGCACACCTTCCGCGTCGGCGACGAGGTCGTCGAGATGCGCAGCGGCGTCCTGTTCCGCACCCATCGCCGGGCGCGACTCGACCGCATCCAGGGCGTCGCCATCAGCCGACCACTGTTCGCGCGGCTGTTCGGTGCGGCCAAGCTCGACATCAGTGTCGCGGGGCAGGACGCGAAGGTGCAGCTGGCCTACCTCGGCAGCGCCGGGGCCGACGAGCTGCGCCGCGCCGTGCTGCTGCTGGCGTCGGGGGCCAGGGCCGAGGCGACGGCGGAGACACGGGCGACCGCCGCGTCGGGCGCCGCGGCGTCGCCGCCTGAGACCGAGCCCGCCGGGGCGCCGCTCGCACCGGGCGCGCCGTTCCCGCCGACGCCGGAGACCGGCATCGTCAACCAGCGGGTGCGCGAGTTCCTCGCCCCTGAGCTCGATCCCGAGGCCGCGCCGCCGGAGTCGGTGGTGCGCATCCGGCCCGGCCGCCTCATCGGGTCATGGGTGCTCAGCGGATTCACCGTCGCCCTGCTCGCCGTCGGTGTCTTCTTCGTCGTGATGTCGGTGCAGGGACGGCTGGAGTTCTTCGCCTTCTTCATCATCCCTGGCCTCCTGGCGGCGATCGGGTACTACGTCAACCGCTTCACCAGATCGCTGCGCTACAGCATCGCCGCCACGCCCGACGGCGTGCGCGTGGGGTTCGGCCTGCTCTCCACCAGCAACGACACCGTGCCGCCCGGCCGCATCCACGCCATCGAGGTCAGCCAGCCGTTGCTGTGGCGGCCGGCCGGGTGGTGGGTCATCCGCATCAACCGCGCCGGGGCCGCAGGAGAGGGAAGTGCCCAGACCTCGACCACCATGCTGCCCGTCGGCACCCTCGACGACGTGCGCAAGGTGCTCGGCCTCCTCCTGCCCGGTCTCACGGGGCAGACCACCCGCGACCTGGTGCTCGCCGGGCTGACGGCCCGGGCGGGGGAGGGGTTCACCGACTCGCCCCGGCGGGCCTGGCCGCTGCGGCCGCTGTCGTGGCGGCGCACGGGATTCGCCGCCACGCCCGACGCCGTGCTGCTGCGCTCCGGCTTCGTGTGGCGGAGGCTCGTCGTGGTGCCGTGGGCGCGGGTGCAGAGCATCCGTGTCGCCCAGGGGCCGATCGACCGGATGCTCGACCTGGTCTCGGTGCTCGTGCACACCGTGTCGGGGCCGGTGCGGGCCGAGGCGCGCGCCGTCGACAGGCGCACCGGAACCGAGGCGTTCGAGAACTGGACCGCCGCTGCCGTCGCGGCAGCGGCATCCGACCGGAGCCACCGGTGGGCGGAGGGAGAGGGATGA
- a CDS encoding PH domain-containing protein has translation MADRLTIEGDWRRVSPKYLGVELVSSIVGALVLCGVTVPFIVLGTWFGWPALGLAAVIGVVLVVLAPRRVRSIGYQLRADDLVFRRGIMFHRVVAVPYGRMQLIDINRGPVARALGLAELKFVTAAAATGVSIPGLVDAEATALRDELVGLAESRRAGL, from the coding sequence ATGGCTGACCGGCTGACCATCGAGGGCGACTGGCGGCGGGTGAGCCCGAAGTACCTCGGCGTCGAACTCGTCTCCAGCATCGTCGGAGCCCTGGTGCTGTGCGGGGTGACGGTGCCGTTCATCGTGCTGGGAACCTGGTTCGGCTGGCCGGCGCTCGGCCTCGCCGCGGTCATCGGCGTGGTGCTCGTGGTGCTCGCCCCCCGCCGCGTGCGATCGATCGGGTACCAGCTGCGGGCCGACGACCTGGTCTTTCGCCGCGGCATCATGTTCCACCGGGTCGTCGCGGTGCCGTACGGCCGCATGCAGCTCATCGACATCAACCGCGGGCCGGTGGCCAGGGCGCTCGGCCTCGCCGAGCTCAAGTTCGTCACGGCGGCCGCGGCGACGGGGGTGTCGATCCCGGGGCTCGTCGACGCCGAGGCGACAGCCCTTCGCGACGAGCTGGTGGGGCTCGCCGAGTCGCGCCGGGCGGGGCTGTGA
- a CDS encoding inorganic diphosphatase produces the protein MAEYDVVVEIPKGSRNKYEVDHETGRVYLDRVLFTSFVYPTDYGYFENTLGLDGDPVDALVLLEYPVFPGVGVKVRPVGVLNMSDEAGSDAKVVVVPHKDPRWAHIQDVNDIPEQTRTEIEHFFARYKDLEPNKFVNIEGWGDAAEADAIVQAGIAKLAEEGAH, from the coding sequence ATGGCCGAGTACGACGTCGTCGTCGAGATCCCCAAGGGCAGCCGCAACAAGTACGAGGTCGACCACGAGACCGGTCGCGTCTACCTCGACCGCGTGCTGTTCACGAGCTTCGTCTACCCCACCGACTACGGCTACTTCGAGAACACGCTCGGCCTCGACGGCGACCCCGTCGACGCGCTGGTGCTGCTCGAGTACCCGGTGTTCCCGGGCGTGGGCGTGAAGGTGCGGCCGGTGGGTGTGCTCAACATGTCCGACGAGGCCGGTTCCGACGCCAAGGTCGTCGTGGTGCCTCACAAAGACCCGCGCTGGGCGCACATCCAGGACGTGAACGACATCCCCGAGCAGACCCGCACGGAGATCGAGCACTTCTTCGCCCGGTACAAAGACCTCGAGCCGAACAAGTTCGTGAACATCGAGGGCTGGGGCGACGCGGCCGAGGCCGACGCGATCGTGCAGGCCGGCATCGCCAAGCTCGCGGAGGAGGGCGCGCACTAG
- the hpt gene encoding hypoxanthine phosphoribosyltransferase has protein sequence MDAGHIDGDLTEILLTEEQIAEKIAGLARQIEADYAGQDVLLVGVLRGAVMVMADLARELNMHIEMDWMAVSSYGSSTQSSGVVRILKDLDTDIAGRKVLIVEDIIDSGLTLSWLLSNLRSRGPESVEICALLRKPEAAKIEIDVKYVGADIPNAFVVGYGLDYAERYRNLTSIGVLAPHVYS, from the coding sequence ATGGACGCCGGCCACATCGACGGAGACCTCACCGAGATCCTGCTCACCGAGGAGCAGATCGCGGAGAAGATCGCGGGTCTCGCCCGCCAGATCGAGGCCGACTACGCCGGTCAGGACGTGCTGCTCGTAGGTGTGCTCCGCGGCGCGGTCATGGTGATGGCCGACCTCGCCCGTGAGCTGAACATGCACATCGAGATGGACTGGATGGCGGTCTCCTCCTACGGCTCCAGCACGCAGTCGAGCGGTGTGGTGCGCATCCTCAAAGACCTCGACACCGACATCGCCGGCCGCAAGGTGCTCATCGTCGAAGACATCATCGACTCCGGCCTCACCCTCTCCTGGCTGCTGTCGAACCTGCGCTCGCGGGGGCCGGAATCGGTCGAGATCTGCGCACTGCTCCGGAAGCCGGAGGCCGCGAAGATCGAGATCGACGTGAAGTACGTCGGTGCCGACATCCCCAACGCCTTCGTCGTCGGCTACGGCCTCGACTACGCCGAGCGCTACCGCAACCTCACCTCGATCGGCGTGCTCGCACCCCACGTCTACTCCTGA
- the ftsH gene encoding ATP-dependent zinc metalloprotease FtsH encodes MNAKRILRSPIPYIILGAIALWIGFSLITSGGYRQITTQEGLGLLSSGKVSEATIIDGEQRVDMTLTNPDDEFGQKVQFYYVAPRGDEVVTAVTDAKPADGYDDQVPQTNWFLSALGLFLPILLIAAFFWFMLSGMQGGGNRVMQFGKSKAKLVTKETPKVTFDDVAGAEEALEELEEIKDFLKEPAKFLAVGARIPKGVLLYGPPGTGKTLLARAVAGEAGVPFYSISGSDFVEMFVGVGASRVRDLFTQAKENSPAIIFIDEIDAVGRHRGAGMGGGHDEREQTLNQLLVEMDGFDVKTNVILIAATNRPDILDPALLRPGRFDRQIGVDAPDLGGRRKILEVHGKGKPLAAGVDLDVVARKTPGFTGADLANVLNEAALLTARSNAQLIDNRALDEAIDRVIAGPQRRTRVMRDQEKLVTAYHEGGHALVAAAMNHTDPVTKVTILPRGRALGYTMVLPLEDRYSVSRNELLDQLAYAMGGRVAEEVVFHDPTTGASNDIEKATGTARKMVTEYGMTASLGAVKLGSASGEMFLGRNMGHERDYSESLAQQVDAEVRGLIEAAHDEAWQVLNENRDILDKLAAALLEKETLDHDQLAEIFAGVKKLAPRPQWLSSDKRPVSSLPPVEFPSKAPIDGAAVDGSVGSEPEPQPETKPKRSPGFNPRPATA; translated from the coding sequence ATGAACGCGAAACGCATCCTTCGATCTCCCATTCCGTACATCATCCTGGGTGCGATCGCTCTGTGGATCGGTTTCAGCCTGATCACGAGCGGGGGCTACCGCCAGATCACGACGCAGGAGGGCCTCGGCCTGCTCTCGAGCGGCAAGGTCTCCGAAGCCACCATCATCGACGGTGAGCAGCGGGTCGACATGACCCTCACGAACCCCGACGACGAGTTCGGCCAGAAGGTGCAGTTCTACTACGTGGCGCCCCGTGGCGACGAGGTCGTCACCGCGGTGACGGATGCGAAGCCCGCCGACGGCTACGACGACCAGGTTCCGCAGACCAACTGGTTCCTCTCGGCGCTCGGCCTCTTCCTCCCCATCCTCCTCATCGCCGCCTTCTTCTGGTTCATGCTCTCCGGCATGCAGGGCGGCGGCAACCGGGTGATGCAGTTCGGCAAGTCGAAGGCGAAGCTCGTCACGAAGGAGACCCCGAAGGTCACCTTCGACGACGTCGCCGGCGCCGAGGAGGCGCTCGAGGAGCTCGAGGAGATCAAGGACTTCCTGAAGGAGCCCGCCAAGTTCCTCGCCGTGGGCGCCCGCATCCCGAAGGGCGTGCTGCTGTACGGCCCTCCCGGCACCGGGAAGACGCTGCTCGCCCGCGCCGTCGCGGGTGAGGCGGGCGTGCCCTTCTACTCCATCTCGGGCTCCGACTTCGTCGAGATGTTCGTGGGTGTCGGCGCGAGCCGGGTGCGCGACCTGTTCACGCAGGCGAAGGAGAACTCGCCCGCCATCATCTTCATCGACGAGATCGACGCGGTCGGCCGTCACCGCGGTGCCGGCATGGGCGGCGGTCACGACGAGCGCGAGCAGACCCTCAACCAGCTGCTGGTCGAGATGGACGGCTTCGACGTGAAGACGAACGTCATCCTCATCGCCGCCACCAACCGCCCCGACATCCTCGACCCCGCCCTCTTGCGCCCGGGCCGCTTCGACCGCCAGATCGGCGTCGACGCCCCCGACCTCGGCGGTCGCCGCAAGATCCTCGAGGTGCACGGCAAGGGCAAGCCTCTCGCGGCCGGCGTCGACCTCGACGTGGTCGCCCGCAAGACCCCGGGCTTCACGGGTGCCGACCTCGCCAACGTGCTCAATGAGGCGGCGCTCCTCACCGCCCGCAGCAACGCCCAGCTCATCGACAACCGCGCACTCGACGAGGCGATCGACCGCGTCATCGCCGGCCCCCAGCGCCGCACCCGCGTCATGCGCGACCAGGAGAAGCTGGTGACGGCCTACCACGAGGGCGGCCACGCGCTGGTGGCGGCGGCGATGAACCACACCGACCCCGTCACGAAGGTCACCATCCTCCCGCGCGGCCGTGCCCTCGGCTACACCATGGTGCTGCCCCTCGAAGACCGCTACTCGGTGAGCCGCAACGAGCTGCTCGACCAGCTCGCCTACGCCATGGGCGGCCGCGTCGCCGAGGAGGTCGTGTTCCACGACCCCACCACCGGCGCCTCGAACGACATCGAGAAGGCCACCGGCACCGCCCGCAAGATGGTGACCGAGTACGGCATGACCGCTTCGCTCGGCGCCGTGAAGCTCGGCAGCGCCTCGGGCGAGATGTTCCTCGGCCGCAACATGGGGCATGAGCGCGACTACTCCGAGAGCCTCGCGCAGCAGGTCGACGCCGAGGTGCGCGGCCTCATCGAAGCCGCCCACGACGAGGCCTGGCAGGTGCTCAACGAGAACCGCGACATCCTCGACAAGCTCGCCGCGGCGCTGCTCGAGAAGGAGACCCTCGACCACGACCAACTCGCCGAGATCTTCGCCGGGGTGAAGAAGCTCGCGCCGCGCCCGCAGTGGCTCTCGAGCGACAAGCGCCCCGTGTCGAGCCTGCCCCCGGTGGAGTTCCCGTCGAAGGCCCCGATCGACGGCGCCGCCGTCGACGGCAGCGTGGGTTCCGAGCCGGAGCCGCAGCCCGAGACGAAGCCCAAGCGCAGCCCGGGCTTCAACCCGCGCCCCGCCACCGCCTAG
- the folK gene encoding 2-amino-4-hydroxy-6-hydroxymethyldihydropteridine diphosphokinase, with amino-acid sequence MTAEQPHHRPELDRLSLTGLEVFAHHGVFDFERENGQLFVVDVELWLDTAPAAAGDDLSATVHYGELAVEIAAAVAADPVDLIETLAERVAGVVLAHRPVQRVSVVVHKPDAPITVPFGDVSITIVRERVGAPDAATPTPPEAVRAVLAFGSNLGDREATVNAAVAELAATPGIEVLGVSRLYETVAVKPDGIDFDAPGYLNGVGIISTTLGPTALLDVVNAVEHAHGRVRAERWGDRTLDVDIVSYGRLEIDTPRLTLPHPRAGIRDFVLVPWLEIDPDAVLPGLGRADALLELIPETTLRPYVGETR; translated from the coding sequence ATGACAGCCGAGCAGCCGCACCACCGGCCCGAGCTCGACCGCCTGAGCCTCACCGGGCTCGAGGTCTTCGCCCACCACGGCGTGTTCGACTTCGAGCGCGAGAACGGCCAGCTCTTCGTCGTCGACGTCGAGCTCTGGCTCGACACCGCCCCGGCCGCCGCCGGCGACGATCTCTCGGCCACCGTGCACTACGGCGAGCTCGCCGTCGAGATCGCGGCCGCCGTCGCCGCCGACCCGGTCGACCTCATCGAGACCCTCGCCGAGCGGGTCGCGGGTGTCGTGCTCGCCCACCGCCCCGTGCAGCGCGTGAGTGTCGTCGTGCACAAACCGGATGCTCCCATCACGGTGCCGTTCGGCGACGTCTCCATCACCATCGTGCGCGAACGAGTCGGAGCTCCGGATGCCGCGACCCCGACACCCCCGGAGGCGGTGCGCGCCGTGCTCGCCTTCGGCAGCAACCTCGGCGACCGCGAGGCCACCGTGAACGCGGCGGTCGCAGAACTCGCCGCCACCCCGGGAATCGAGGTGCTCGGCGTCTCCCGCCTGTACGAGACGGTCGCCGTGAAGCCCGATGGCATCGACTTCGACGCGCCCGGCTACCTCAACGGTGTGGGCATCATCAGCACCACCCTCGGGCCCACCGCGCTGCTCGACGTCGTGAACGCCGTCGAGCACGCCCACGGCAGGGTGCGCGCCGAGCGCTGGGGCGATCGCACCCTCGACGTCGACATCGTCTCCTACGGGCGGCTCGAGATCGACACCCCACGGCTCACCCTGCCCCACCCGCGCGCCGGCATCCGCGACTTCGTGCTCGTGCCCTGGCTCGAGATCGACCCCGACGCGGTGCTCCCGGGTCTCGGCCGTGCCGACGCGCTGCTCGAACTCATCCCCGAGACGACCCTCCGGCCGTACGTGGGTGAGACCAGGTGA
- a CDS encoding DUF3180 domain-containing protein, with protein sequence MRHTHPLTVVIFVAVGVAVGFVLEVLLASAGWPVLIPPFTIALTLLVVAAIVLALAIPIRRSIKGTSTARINPFRAMRVVVLAKASSLVGGLIAGFGAGVVAFLVTRPVVADTGSLWPGVAVAVSGAVLLVAGLVAERLCTLPPDEPDAEHHHG encoded by the coding sequence GTGAGGCACACGCATCCGCTGACCGTCGTCATCTTCGTGGCCGTCGGGGTCGCCGTCGGGTTCGTGCTCGAGGTGTTGCTGGCGTCGGCCGGGTGGCCGGTGCTCATCCCGCCGTTCACCATCGCGCTCACCCTCCTCGTCGTCGCCGCGATCGTGCTGGCGCTCGCCATCCCCATCCGCCGTTCCATCAAGGGCACCTCGACGGCACGCATCAACCCGTTCCGCGCCATGCGCGTGGTGGTGCTCGCGAAGGCGTCGAGCCTCGTCGGCGGGCTCATCGCCGGGTTCGGCGCGGGGGTCGTCGCGTTCCTCGTCACCCGCCCGGTCGTCGCCGACACCGGCTCGCTCTGGCCCGGGGTCGCCGTCGCCGTCTCCGGCGCGGTGCTGCTGGTCGCCGGGCTCGTCGCCGAGCGCCTGTGCACCCTTCCCCCCGACGAACCGGATGCGGAGCACCACCATGGCTGA
- the folE gene encoding GTP cyclohydrolase I, which translates to MSVDRDRIEAAVSELLAALGDDPAREGLEQTPRRVAELYAELFAGVGVDPADALRSTFDPSPVSSATATASDPATATDARVGGGLPAQPVLLRDIAFRSVCEHHLLPFEGVAHVAYVPSGRVAGLGSIVAVVESASSRLQLQERLTDDIADALERALDARGVLVVLDARHGCVTARGPRQTGSTTVTLSARGSLAEPAARAEVTALLGATRGLGR; encoded by the coding sequence GTGTCGGTCGACCGTGACAGGATCGAGGCCGCGGTCAGCGAGCTCCTCGCCGCGCTCGGCGACGACCCTGCCCGCGAGGGTCTCGAGCAGACCCCGCGGCGGGTGGCCGAGCTCTACGCCGAGCTGTTCGCGGGCGTCGGCGTCGACCCCGCCGACGCGCTGCGCTCGACCTTCGACCCGTCGCCGGTGAGCTCGGCGACGGCGACGGCGTCGGACCCGGCGACGGCGACGGATGCGCGTGTCGGCGGCGGCCTTCCCGCCCAGCCCGTGCTGCTGCGCGACATCGCTTTCCGCTCCGTCTGCGAGCACCACCTGCTGCCCTTCGAGGGCGTCGCCCACGTGGCCTACGTGCCCTCCGGCCGCGTCGCCGGGCTGGGCTCGATCGTCGCCGTCGTCGAGTCGGCCTCCTCGCGGCTCCAGCTGCAGGAGCGGCTCACCGACGACATCGCCGACGCCCTCGAACGCGCGCTCGACGCCCGGGGCGTGCTCGTCGTGCTCGACGCACGGCACGGCTGTGTCACCGCACGAGGGCCGCGACAGACCGGCAGCACCACGGTCACCCTCTCGGCGCGCGGCAGCCTCGCCGAGCCGGCGGCCCGGGCCGAGGTGACCGCGCTGCTGGGTGCCACCCGGGGGCTCGGCCGATGA